CCGCCTGTCTCACCACCGAACGCGCTGCGCAGGACGGACGACTCAATACCACCTACAAGGCCCTGCTCGGCAAACTGCAGGGTGAGGCGAAGGACGATCTGGTTACCGCCGAACGGGCGTGGCTGGATTTCCACAACAAGAGCGACAGTTTCGAAAGTGCTCTCTACAGCGACGGAAGGGTCGCTGATCTCGAAGTCACGCAGAACGAAGTCTTTCGCCTTTGCGAACGCGCGAACACGCTGGAAAGATACCTATCCATCGCTAACGATCTGTAAAAGTGACGACGCGAAAGACACGATACAAAAAGTCCATCACCAGCTCTCTACGCGCTGTAGTGGAGAGTGCGCGGACATTCGAATCGCATACGACGATCCAGGCAATGCGGGGCTAGCCTGCCATTCATGGGATGACCATCTGTCGATTTTCAGCGGCGCTGACATCAGGAGTACATCATGAGCAACAAGCCTGCGATCGTATTGGTACACGGTTTCTGGGGCGGTGCGGCCCATTGGGCAAAAGTCATCGTCGAACTCAAGCGCCTGGGTTACGACAAGCTCCATGCCGTCGAAGTGCCTCTAACCTCCCTGGCGGAGGACGCGGAGCGCACACGTAAGATGGTTGCGCAGATCCAAGGGCCCGTCGTACTGGTCGGGCACTCGTATGGCGGCGCGGTCCTCAGCGAAGCCGGAAACCTGCCCAACGTCAGCGCGCTCGTCTTCATTGCAGCCTTCGCCCCTGACGCAGGCGAAAGCCCAGGCGGCATCACCCAGGAGAAGCTACCTGAGGCCGCGCCCAACCTGGCCCCCGATAGCGACGGATATCTATGGCTGAAGGCGGACAAGTTCCATGACAGTTTCTGTCAGGACCTCACCGCCGATGAAGGCCTGGTGATGGCAGTGACACAGAAGGCGCCGCTGGCCAGCACATTCGGCGACGCCATCTCCGATCCGGCATGGAGACACAAACCGTCCTGGTATCAGATCTCCAATCATGACCGGATGATCCATCCTGATAACCAAAGGCGCATGTCCAGCCGCATGGGCGCTCGCAAGGTGATTGCCCTCGACGCAAGCCACGCATCACTGGCCTCCAAACCCGTCGAAGTGGCAGCGTTTATCAGCGAGGCAGCATCAACGGCGAGCTGACGCCTGGTTGCTAGTCATACACATGCCCATCGTGCGGTAGGCCGCGTATCGCGAACGAGGATGGGCACGCAGCTTGAGATCCTGCCTCGGCGCGGCCTCCGGGGCAGGATGCTTGAACCGGCGCTCAGGCACTTTCGCAAGCCCCTTCCCGATACGGAAGACCGTCGATCTCCCTGCATGGCTCGCCAGTCATGCGTCAAAGCTTCATCCCGTCGAAGCCAATCCAACCGCTGCTAGACTCCCTGCTTCATAGCGCGGTGGGGCCTGCATCGCCTGCAGCACGGGATGCCGCTGCCGCAAGGTCGGGTGCTCGAGCCAGCACAGTCACAAGGACGCGCTTCTTCAACACGCCAAGGATGTCGAGTGGCCTACTCCCTACGCCGCTTTTTGCAAACCGTCGCCGTTGCCTCAGCGTTGCTGCTCGCTGGCTGCATTCCTCCGTTCGTCTATCCGCATGTCAACACATCCAGCTTCGACACGGCGTTTATCCTCCCCGCGCCGAACGAAGGGCCCTGGCTGCGCCTGGATAATGGCCTCGACCTTTACGCCTGGCAGAACTGCTATGTCTATGTGCTGCGCCGCGATCCCTGCGATGGCGTGAGCCTGGTCGCCGTGCCCAGCGGCGCGACGATGGACTGGATGCGCCTGCTCAAGTCGCAACACCCGGACGCCATCGTTTCAGACCAACGCGTAGACGTCGTCCGCCCACTTTCCGCACATAGCAGCACGCCTGATCGACTGATCGGCTTGTTCCGGCGTTACGAGGGCTCACCTGCCAAGGACGACGACATCCTGCTCGGACGCCAGGACAGCGTGGACAAGTACGGCCTCGCCGCCAGCGGCGCTGTATCGGTGGCCCTGCGGCACAGCGATATCTGGCACGACATGACCGCATCCGGCGCTCAAACCGGCGATATCCAACTGGTGGTGTACGACGACCAGCGCACCTGGATCTTCGCCCAACCGATCGGGGCACAGGACACTGCCAACCTCTACACACCGGCGAAGCTGTTTCATTTCGACGGGAACGCTGACGAACTGCTGCAACGCCCGATGATGCTGTACTTCGATGATGGCGCATCCCGAGACCAAGCCCGCCGTGTTGTCGCCGACGATGAGGCTGCAGCCATCGGCTATCGCATCGCCTTCGCGAATATGCCGTTGCCGCAGGC
This genomic window from Dyella terrae contains:
- a CDS encoding lysozyme inhibitor LprI family protein → MFSRRIDGCPAKRESHRHTARFQPQERPRITAFIAIAACLTTERAAQDGRLNTTYKALLGKLQGEAKDDLVTAERAWLDFHNKSDSFESALYSDGRVADLEVTQNEVFRLCERANTLERYLSIANDL
- a CDS encoding alpha/beta hydrolase encodes the protein MSNKPAIVLVHGFWGGAAHWAKVIVELKRLGYDKLHAVEVPLTSLAEDAERTRKMVAQIQGPVVLVGHSYGGAVLSEAGNLPNVSALVFIAAFAPDAGESPGGITQEKLPEAAPNLAPDSDGYLWLKADKFHDSFCQDLTADEGLVMAVTQKAPLASTFGDAISDPAWRHKPSWYQISNHDRMIHPDNQRRMSSRMGARKVIALDASHASLASKPVEVAAFISEAASTAS